The genomic region TTTAAGTAAACGAAAAACGATAAAATATGAACAAGTCCTGAATAAAGTGAAAAAATTGATATAAAACATAGAGAAAATGAAATTTACGTAATGGAGGAATGACAAATGAAAAATTATGATCCGAATATACGATTGGGCACACATACTATTAAGGTTTCTTTCCAACGTTGGGATTACAAAGGATTTGTGACGTTTAGAAGGGGCGGAAATTGTAAAGGATTAGATGTGGATAGGCTACAATTAACTAGACAGAAAAATTAAGGTGTGTAGACTAGAAGAAAACATACCAGGAGGAATTTTTATGTCTAAGAGAACACGAAGAACTTTTTCACAAGAATTCAAGCAACAAATCGTCAATCTTTACTTAGCTGGAAAGCCACGTGTAGAAATCATTCGAGAATATGAACTAACGGCTTCAGCATTTGACAAATGGGTAAAGCAATCTAAAACGAGTGGTTCATTCAAAGAAAAAGATAATCTTACGCCTGAACAAAAAGAATTGTTAGAACTACGTAAAAGAAACCAGCAATTAGAAATGGAAAATGATATTTTAAAGCAAGCAGCGCTGATATTCGGACGAAGAGACAAGTAATCGATGCGAATAAGCATCTTTACCCTATATCAGCGATGTGCAGAATATTAGGTCTATCACGTCAGTCCTATTATTATCAATCAAAACCAAAGAAAGACGAATCAGAACTTGAAGAAGTAGTCGCTGAAGAATTTATCCGCAGCCGAAAGGCCTACGGCTCAAGAAAAATAAAAAAAGCCTTATCAAAACGAGGCATTCAGATCAGCCGACGAAAAATTAGTAGAATCATGAAAAATAGAGGATTAAAATCGAGCTATACTGTTGCTTATTTTAAAGTACATCATTCTACTTGCAATGAAGCCAAAACGACAAACGTATTGAATCGTAAATTCTTAAGAGACAGCCCATTAGAAGCGATCGTAACAGACTTGACTTATGTACGAGTCGGGAAAAAATGGAATTATGTCTGTTTCATTTTGGATCTGTTCAATCGAGAAATTCTCGGCTATTCTTGTGGAGAACATAAAGATGCCGTTCTAGTAAAAAAAGCATTTAGCCGTATCAAACAACCTCTGACAGAGGTTGAGATTTTTCATACTGATCGTGGAAAAGAGTTTGATAACCAAGCTATTGATGAATTATTAACAACTTTTGACATCAATCGATCATTGAGTCATAAAGGCTGTCCTTTTGATAATGCCGTAGCTGAATCAACTTATAAGTCGTTGAAAGTAGAATTTGTCTATCAATACACATTTGAAACCTTACAACAATTGGATTTGGAGTTATTTGACTATGTCAATTGGTGGAACCACCTTCGGTTGTACGGTACACTTGGCTACGAGACACCGGTTGGTTACCGTAACCAGAGATTGGCGCAGCGAATCCTTGATAATGAGCTCGGATGTGCTAACGCTAGCGAGGCAGTCTAACTTTAACTGTTAGCTCCTGCCGAAGATCGTCACATCCGAGGAGGCTCATTGTCAAGGACAATCGGAATAGCATACGGAAAGAAGTTCTGCACCTTATAAAATTTGTCAAAAAAACTGTTGCCATTCCAGATGTTTTAGCATTAGACGAGGATGATTTATACGATCAAACATTGACTGATAATCCAATTGGATTCGGCTTGCTACCTGAAGATGATGAAGGTAATGAATGGTTTAAAATGACGCTTATGAATGATAATGGAGACGAATTATCTGTTGAAGATACTTGGTCATATTTGAGTGATTATATTGTCAGCTTTGAAATCATTGAATTTGTAGCGGATAAAGAAGAATAAAAACTGGAGGAATAAATTTTACAGATAAAGGCTTAGAAGGAGTCACGACGATTAATAAAAAGGTAGTATTACCTTAGGCATTGAGTAAGGAATTTATTTAGGAGGAATAGTAGATGGCGCGACCAGTTTTAGAGGCGATGGATATGGATACTTTGACAAAAGGAAGGTATGTACAGCTGTTAGCTCGTGGTTATTCACCTAAAGAAGTATTCAAAGCCTTATCTAAAGGAACAGATATGGAAAAAGAAAGATTGCGAAAAGAATTCGATTATTGGAGAACCCATAATGGAATCAAGGATTTGAAACCAGCACGGCCAGTAATTAAACGAAAGAAAAAGATAACCCAAGACTGAAGTGTAGAGCGTATGTGATCATAGGCTTTTTTATTTTTGCAAAAAATAAGGAAGGTAGGAAAACTCATGAATTATGAAGAAATCGAAAACAGAAAAAAAGTGTCGAAAGAAATGGAAGAAAAGTTACTAAAAACGATGAAGCAAAAACACCTTAAAAGATTATCTGTCGCGCAATATATCAATGATATGCAGTTAACAGGAAAAGAGAAAGCTTGTTTGTTAGGTTCAATGAAAAACTTTGAACAGTTGAGACGAACTTATAGCTTTTGCGGGCGAGAAAACCCACGGTTTTAACCGTGTGGATGATAGCCCGCACTGTACTGTAAGAGCATAGGGAAACTTGTGCTTAGTGGAATATATAAAATCTCGTATATCCCAACAAAGAAACTGAATTGCGGGGAACCCCTAAAGCGAGTAAAACGACAACGTAGTCTTGAAATAGGCAAACGTGACCGTGGCGAAAGCAGAAAAAATTTACTCGATAGCATATGGTTAAATCCTAAGTGTTGCGACAATGGGCAATCTGCAGCGAAGACTCGAACAGAGTAACGTTCAACGACTATTCCTCTTGAGGGAAGTACACACAAGCGTGTGGAAGTGGTTTCGCCGTACTGGGTAAAGCCAACGGATAAGATATAGTCTGTGCTGGCACGAAAGTGTCAGAAGTTCATCAGAGAACTGCATAGGAAGTAGCGAACCTATGTGAACAAACTCCACATAAAAAATTCTTCATTCTTTTGTGTATATTAACATTGATTTAGTACATGGCTTAACCTAAAATTAAGGTATGGATAACGAATACAGACACTCAAAGACAACTGTATCGTTAGTCAATTACCACTTTGTTTTTTGCCCAAGGTATCGTCGGAAAATATTCGTTAATTCTGAAGTAGATGCTAGATTTAAAGCACTCGTTCAAGAAATAGCAAAGGAAAACGAGTGGAACATCATTGCAATAGAAACAGATAAAGATCATTGTCATTTATTAATAAATGTTCAGCCTACGTATTCTCCTTCTAAAATCATGAAGATAATAAAAGGTAAGACATCTAGAATAATCCGGCAAGAGTTTGAACACTTAAGTAAAATGCCAAGTGTTTGGACACGTTCATACTTTGTTTCAACCGCAGGAAATGTATCTAGCGAAATTATCAAGCGATATGTTGAGAACCAAAGAACAAGATATTGATTGCGTTAAGGAGGTGTGCAGAAATGAAAAAGGCTCATAAAATCAGGATTTACCCCAACTGTCGGCAAGAAATTCAATTTCAAAAAACATTCGGATGCGTTCGTTTCTATTGGAACTTTCTACTAGATCAACGTATAACGAATTACAAGAAGAAAAAAGAAAATGCCGATTACAAAGAAGATAAGACAACGTATGCTTCATTGAAAAAAATGGAAGAATACGCTTGGTTAAAAGAAGTTGAAGCTCAACCACTTAGCCAAGTAGCCATGGATCTAAATAAAGCATTTAAAAATACGTTCAACTCTACTTTTGGATTTCCTAAATTCAAAAGTAAGAAGTATTCCAAAAAGTCCTATCGAACAGCTATGGGTATAAAGGTGAATAGAAACTACTTTTATGTATCCAAGGTTGGCTGGGTAAAAATGGCTGAAACGTTGCGTTTCAATGGTAAATTAATGAATGTGACAATCAGCCAGTCAAAAACAGAAAAATATTTTGCAACTTTTTTAGTCGATACTGAAAACTTCCAAAAAGATCCTGTGACGGAATCCATTGGTTTAGATTTGGGTCTTACTCATTTCTGCATAACTTCCGCAGGTGAGAAGATAGGAAACGAGAGATTCTATCGATCATTAGAAAAACGCTTAGTGGTAGAGCAACGTAAACTTTCAAGACGCTTAGAAGTAGCAAAGAAGCATAATCGTAAATTAGAAGAGTGCAAAAACTACCAAAAGCAAAGAGTGAAAGTGGCACGTATCCATGAAAAGATTTTTAACCAACGAAATGACTTTTTACACAAACTGTCTTCTCGTATAACTGATGAGAACCAAATCATTTGTATTGAGGACTTGAATGTAACAGGCATGGTTAGAAATCATAAATTAGCTAAATCAATAGCAGACGTATCTTGGAGTGAATTTGTAAGGCAATTAACATACAAGTGTGAATGGAAAGGTCGAACGTTAGTAAAAATCGACCGTTTTTACCCTAGCTCGCAAATATGTTCTTCTTGTGGTCATAATGACGGTAAGAAAGAGTTAGATATTAGAGAATGGACTTGTAGCAATTGCGGAACAAATCATGACAGAGATATCAACGCTAGTATAAACATTGGAACCGAAGGACTTTCGGGGATAGCTTAGTAAATTTGCGCCCGTTTGGGTGTATTACCTAAGAACCCCATGACTTTAGTCGTGTGGAGTGTCAGGTGAAAACAAGTTCTAATTGTCAACTATTGTTAGAAGTCTCATGACATTCATTAATAGAATTCATTTTTAAAACTTTTTCTATGGAAATGAGAAAAAGTTTTTTTGTTTTGTCTGAAAGGAGGCAGATGGATGAAAAAATGGTTATTTGGTTTTTTAGGAGTCACTTTAATCGTCTTTTGCAGTGTGTTTGGCTATGTTAGCTACCAAAAACATGAAGGAGAGGTGTTTAAGCAAAATATAGAAAAAAAGATGCCCGTAGATCAAATCAATGCACATGCAAAGAGTTATAAGGAGGATGCAACGAACGTCAATAATGATATGTCTTTGGGGCAAATGTTGTCCATACAAAAAGAAGCAATCGAAATGGGCGTCAATAAACAAGTATTTGCACAAATTCAGATTCCTGCACTTGGTTTAGCATTGCCAATTTTTAAAGGGGCAAATCAATACACTTTGAGTCTTGGAGCGGCTACTTATTTTTATGAAGATGCCGAAATGGGCAAAGGAAACTATGTCCTAGCAGGTCATAACATGGAAATGCCAGGTGTTTTATTTTCTGATATTCAGAAGTTGTCATTAGGGGAGGTGATGGACTTAGTTAGTAACGATGGCGTCTATCGTTACAAGGTAACGCGTAAATTTATCGTACCTGAGTACTTTAAATTAATCGATGGCGTTCCTGAAGAGAACTCTTTCTTGTCTTTGCCAAAGAAAGGAGAGAAACCCTTATTAACGTTGTTTACTTGTGTCTATACGTCACAAGGAAAAGAAAGATACGTGGTACAGGGAGAGCTACAATAACAAGGTTTTAATCAACGCGAGTCGTTGAAATATGAAATGAGGAGAGTAAAAAATGGCAATAAATCGGTATGTAAAAAAAGCTGGAATGCTTATTGGAATGTTAGGAATCATTGCAGGCTGCTTTCAGGGATATCGAGCATATGCAGAAGATATCACGCAAAAAACGCCACCAGAGAAGGTCAATATCACGGTTCATAAATTAATGTACGATCAAGGAACGCAATTGAATGTTGATATTGACGGGATCAAAAACGATGGTTATACGCACGATCAATATCCTACAGGTGTAACGAAATACAACAAGGCAGATTATGGTGATGTTGAGTTTACGTTAGGAAATATTACGGATCAAGTATTACCGACTGAAGATTCTGATCTAACCAACGCGAAAGTGGACGAAATCGTTAAAGATGTAGAAGACAAGGGATCTAACAGTGAGTACGTCAAGAATGCAACCAACAAAATTACTTCAGCTGTAGATGAAAATGGTGAGA from Enterococcus faecium harbors:
- a CDS encoding IS3 family transposase (programmed frameshift) produces the protein MSKRTRRTFSQEFKQQIVNLYLAGKPRVEIIREYELTASAFDKWVKQSKTSGSFKEKDNLTPEQKELLELRKRNQQLEMENDILKQAALIFGPKRQVIDANKHLYPISAMCRILGLSRQSYYYQSKPKKDESELEEVVAEEFIRSRKAYGSRKIKKALSKRGIQISRRKISRIMKNRGLKSSYTVAYFKVHHSTCNEAKTTNVLNRKFLRDSPLEAIVTDLTYVRVGKKWNYVCFILDLFNREILGYSCGEHKDAVLVKKAFSRIKQPLTEVEIFHTDRGKEFDNQAIDELLTTFDINRSLSHKGCPFDNAVAESTYKSLKVEFVYQYTFETLQQLDLELFDYVNWWNHLRLYGTLGYETPVGYRNQRLAQRILDNELGCANASEAV
- the tnpA gene encoding IS200/IS605 family transposase yields the protein MDNEYRHSKTTVSLVNYHFVFCPRYRRKIFVNSEVDARFKALVQEIAKENEWNIIAIETDKDHCHLLINVQPTYSPSKIMKIIKGKTSRIIRQEFEHLSKMPSVWTRSYFVSTAGNVSSEIIKRYVENQRTRY
- the tnpB gene encoding IS200/IS605 family element RNA-guided endonuclease TnpB, producing MKKAHKIRIYPNCRQEIQFQKTFGCVRFYWNFLLDQRITNYKKKKENADYKEDKTTYASLKKMEEYAWLKEVEAQPLSQVAMDLNKAFKNTFNSTFGFPKFKSKKYSKKSYRTAMGIKVNRNYFYVSKVGWVKMAETLRFNGKLMNVTISQSKTEKYFATFLVDTENFQKDPVTESIGLDLGLTHFCITSAGEKIGNERFYRSLEKRLVVEQRKLSRRLEVAKKHNRKLEECKNYQKQRVKVARIHEKIFNQRNDFLHKLSSRITDENQIICIEDLNVTGMVRNHKLAKSIADVSWSEFVRQLTYKCEWKGRTLVKIDRFYPSSQICSSCGHNDGKKELDIREWTCSNCGTNHDRDINASINIGTEGLSGIA
- a CDS encoding class A sortase, producing MKKWLFGFLGVTLIVFCSVFGYVSYQKHEGEVFKQNIEKKMPVDQINAHAKSYKEDATNVNNDMSLGQMLSIQKEAIEMGVNKQVFAQIQIPALGLALPIFKGANQYTLSLGAATYFYEDAEMGKGNYVLAGHNMEMPGVLFSDIQKLSLGEVMDLVSNDGVYRYKVTRKFIVPEYFKLIDGVPEENSFLSLPKKGEKPLLTLFTCVYTSQGKERYVVQGELQ